The stretch of DNA TATCCCCTGGACTCTGAGCTTGAATTCATCGGGATTGGTGGCTCTTCTGAGGGCTTCTTCCAGTGTGATCAGGTCCAATTTATACAGTTGGAACAGCGATTGATCGAAAGTCTGCATTCCGTACTGTGATGTCCCCTGGAAGATGGCATCGCGGATCATCTTCGTCTTATCCTTGTTCTCTATACAGTCCCTGATGTAAGCCGTCGATCGCAGGACTTCTACGGCGGGGACACGCCCCCTGTTATCCGCCCTCGGCATCAATCTCATGGAAATAACCGCCTTCAATACGGCTGCGAGCTGCAAACGGATCTGTTTCTGCTGGTGAGGCGGAAAAACAGCGATGATTCGGTTGATCGTCTCCGTGGCGTCGAGAGTGTGAAGCGTGCTTAGAACGAGATGTCCCGTCTCCGCCGCGAGAAGGGCAGTCTCGATCGTCTCGTAGTCTCTCATCTCTCCTACGAGGACAACATCGGGGTCCTGCCGGAGAGCGCTCCGGAGAGCGCTCGCAAACGATCTAGTGTCAACTTCCACTTCCCGTTGATTGACGATGCTCTTCTTGTCACGGTGTAAAAACTCTATCGGGTCTTCTATGGTGATGATGTGTTCGGTTCTCGTCGAATTGATATAGTCAATCATGGCTGCCAGGGTCGTTGATTTTCCACTTCCCGTTGTTCCCGTCACGAGGATCAGACCCCTTGGTTCGTCGGATATCTTTTCGAGAACGACGGGCAGCAGAAGATCCCTGATCGTCTGGATCCTTACCGGGATGACGCGGAGGACCAGCCCCACGGCTCCCCTCTGCTGGAATACGCTGCAACGGAATCGGCCGAGACCAGGAAGGGAGTAAGCCATATCGATCTCGAAGTTATCTTTGAACTTCTGCTTCTGTCGCGCGCTCATGATGCTGAAGGCCATAGCAATTGTATCTTCCTGCATCAATCTCTTCTGATCAGTCAAAGGAATGAGTCTGCCGTCAATCCGGATTACAGGATGGCTCCCCACCTTGAGGTGGAGATCGGAAGCTCCTTTTTCAGTTGCTATTTGCAGAAGATCATTGATATGCATTTTCACTCCGCAAGATATTCAATTTAAATTTAATCACCCTGCATGGCCAGTGTCAAGTGAGAAGCAGAAATATCCTGATCCATTGCTCGCATGCATGAGAGATACGGATGCATCACGGTGGATACACTTCGGCACTCATGACACTTTTTTATGAAATCGAGTACTGCGATAAATTCCGATTAGGAACTATCGGACGGGAGTAAGCCAGCCGAAGAGGTCTTCTTTCTCTGCCCTTGAAATGGCGAAGAATTCTTTCTGCAGCTTTTCCGTTATCTTTCCTCTCCCACCATTCCCAATGATTATCTTATCTATCGACCGGATGGGTGTTATCTCGGCGGCAGATCCTGTGAAGAAGACCTCATCGGCGATATAAAGAGCTTCCCTGGGGATGAGCTGTTCGACAACGGTGATATTCAGATGAGCTGCGATCTTAAGAACGCAATCTCTGGTGATCCCCGGGAGAACGGATGCTCCAAGCGGAGGAGTGAAGATCGTCCCTTCCTTCACGATGAATATGTTCTCCCCGCTCCCCTCGCTCACATAACCGCTCACATCAAGGGCGATCCCTTCGGAATATCCGTTAAGAATGGCTTCCATCTTGATGAGCTGAGAATTCATGTAATTAGCCGAACATTTGGCAAGAGCCGGCATCGTGTTTGGCGCAATCCTTTGCCAACTGGAGACCTGAACATCGACCCCTTTTTCAAGAGCTTCCCCGCCTAGGTAGGAGCCCCATTGCCATACGGCTATAGCAACATCGACAGGGCATGAGAAGGGATTTACCCCCAGCTGTTCGTATCCGCGGTAAACGATCGGCCTAATATAGCACTCTTCCATCCTGTTCACTTTAATAGTATCAATAATGGCCTGGTTGATCTGATCCTTGGAGTAGGGGATCTCCATCCTGTACATCTTGCAGGAGTTGAAAAGCCTGTCCGTGTGGGGCTGCAGTCTAAAAACGGCCGATCCTCTCTTCGTCTTGTAGCATCTCGCACCCTCGAACAGAGCCGTCCCGTAATGAACTACATGAGAGAGAACATGAATTTTTGCATCATCCCAATTCACGAAATCTCCGTTCATCCAAATCTTATCTGTTTTTTCAAAACTCATTGGCCACTCCTTTCATGCATTCTTGCACAAGAGTCATTCTGTAAGACCGCGCGGATCAAATGCGATTTGATATTGCGTCAATTTTTTAAAGCGATACAGTATTAAAAATATTATATTAGAAGATTTTTTATTGCAAGTGAAACAAGGAGCGCACGCTTGTGTCAACTATCGAATCTGCGATGCAGGCGAACGCGTATCAGGCAAAGATGTTCTTCACCTTTTCAAAGACTCCCTTCTCCTGATTCTTAATCTCGTCCTTCTCTAGTTCGGCAAGTTTTTCCAGAAGAGATCTCTTCTCCTTTGATAGCCTTCTGGGGGTGACCACCTGGACCTTCACATATTGATCCCCACGCCCATATCCGCTCATGGATGGCATTCCCAGACCCTTCAGCCGAAAGGTCGTGCCCGATTGTGTCCCGGCTGGAATCTTCACGGACCGGGTTCCTGTCAGGGTTGGAACCGAGACCTCTGCTCCCAGCGCTGCCTGAGAAAAGGTCAAAGGTATTTCGCATAGCAGGTCATCTCCTTCCCTCCTGAAGAAAGGATGTTCCCTGACATGAATGAAAATGTAAATATCCCCAGGGCGACCTCCTCTTATCCCGCCTTCCCCTTCCCCCTGGAGTCTGAGCTTCATGCCGGAGTCGACTCCTGCGGGAACCTTCACCTTAAGAGTCTTTTCCCTTTTTATCCTCCCCTCTCCTCCACAACCATTGCAGGCTTTTACGATGATCTTTCCACTGCCACCGCACCGGTCACAGGGCCTGCTAAGGCTGAAAAAGCCTTGTGAAAACCGGATCTGCCCGCTTCCACCACAGCGTTGGCAATGCTCCATTCCTCCTGATGGATCAGCCCCGCTTCCGCCGCAGAAAGAGCAGGTTTCGCTTACTGGCACGCTGATCTGCGTTTCAAGCCCGCGAGCGGCATCCTCAAATGAGATCTCCAGATCATACCTAAGATCGGCTCCCCTCCTCGATCTTTCTCTCCTCCCCGTAGCGTGGCCAAAGAAGGATTCAAACCCAAAGAAGTCTCCGAGAATATCGCTGAAATCGGCGAAGATGTCCGAATCGAATCCGGTGAAAGGTATGGATCCCAATCCTTCGTGTCCGAACTGGTCGTACTTTCTCCTCTTATCCTCATCGATGAGGACGCTGTAAGCTTCGGCCGCTTCTTTGAACTTCTCCTCGGCTCCCTTGTTACCCGGGTTCCTGTCGGGATGGTACTTTAGAGCGAGGTTCCTGTAAGCCTTTTTGATCTCTCTTGCATCTGCGTTCCTGGGAATACCAAGCACTTCGTAATAATCTTTCTTTGCCAATGATATACTCCATTGATTACTATGGATTCTTCCTGCCAAATGATTTCGGATCGTAGAGGATCACATCTGAAAGGATCTGCGATGCTTCATCCATGTTCTGGATCTGCTTCGAAAAGATCAGGATGTCTGTGGAGGCAAGGGATTTCCTCGCGTCCTGCAGATATCGATCTACTTTCTTCCTCTTCTCTTCCCCCAGAATGTCCCCGAATTCCCAGAAAGTCTTTGTGACAGATTCTATCAGCCCCTCGAGCTTTGATCGCATCTTCAGCAGTTCTGCTCTCTTTCTATCTTCCTCTCTATATTGCTTAGCCTCCTGAACTATCCTGTCGATCTCGGCCTCGAACAATCCGCTTGATGGTTTCACGACGATTTTCTGCTGTTTTCCAGTGGACTGGTCTCTTGCCGAAACATTTACGATTCCATTTGAATCGATATCGAATGTCACCTCTATCTGGGGAACGCCTTTCGGACAGGGTGGGATCCCGACCAGATCGAATTTTCCCAGAGATTTGTTATGCGCGGCGATTTCCCTTTCCCCTTGAAGAACATGCACTTCCACCATTGTCTGATTGTCGCTTACGGTGGTGAAGATGCGACTCTTCTTGACAGGAATAGTCGTATTTCTATCGATGATCTTGACGAACAAGCCTCCCTTTGCCTCGATACCAAGCGACAGCGGCGTGACGTCGAGCAGGGTCATCTCCTTCACTTCTCCTCTCAGGATTCCTGCCTGGATGGCGGCACCAATCCCCACAACCTCATCGGGATTGATACTCCTGTTCGGCTCGCAGCCGAAGATCTCCCTGACAGTCTCAACAACTTTCGGCATCCGTGTCTGGCCGCCCACAAGTATCACCTCATCAATATCTGATGGCATCAGACCGGCCATTTTTATGGCATCGAAACAGGGACTCTTCGTCATCTCGATTAGATCGAACGTCAGCTCTTCAAGTTTTTTCCTAGTCAGAACTTTCTTGAGATGCTTCGGACCCGAGGCATCTTCGGCTATGAAGGGAATGTTTATTTCCGTTTGTTCCTCCCGGGAGAGGATAATCTTCGCCTTTTCAGCGGCTTCTTTTATCCTCTGAAGGATTACCCGGTCGCTCCTCAAGTCTATGCTGCTCTCATCCAGAAAGGAGGCCACGAGCCAGTCCGTGATCCGCTGATCGAAATCCTCTCCCCCCAGAAACGTGTTGCCGCTCGTCGACCTGACCTCGAACACTCCTCCGGAGAGGCTCAGAATTGATATGTCGAACGTTCCTCCGCCAAGATCGTAAACGGCAATCTTCTTGGACTCAGAGCCACCGAAGCCATAGGCCAGAGAAGCAGCCGTTGGTTCATTAATGATGCGAAGGACATTGATTCCCGCGATCCTTCCGGCGTCCTTCGTGGCCTGCCTCTGGCTGTCATCAAAATAGGCTGGCACCGTGATGACGGCCCCTTCAATAGGTCCTCCCAGATACTCTTCGGCGATATCTTTGACGTGTGCAAGGATCATGGCTGATATCTCTATCGGAGAGTATGTCCTCTCCTCAACCTTTATGTGGACGTCCCCGTTGGCGGCAGGGATGAGCTCATACGGGAGCATCATCTTTGCTTTCTGCGTCTCATTGCTATTGAATTTTCTTCCCATCAGCCTCTTGACCGCAAAGATAGTCTTTGTGGGATTGAGTTGTTGCTGCCTCTTGGCGAGAAGTCCCACGATCTTCTCATTGCCATGCGTGAAGGCGACGATCGATGGAATGGTTCTGCTCCCCTCTCGGCTCGCGATCACGACAGGGTTTTCTTCCTCCAGTACGGCCACACAACTATTTGTAGTCCCGAGATCTATTCCAATGATCTTTCCCATACCCTGAACCTGCTTGATGTCAAAGGTTCACTCCATCCTTCTTTCCCCATCACCCCAGGCTACCGATTCTTCTCTACTTCCACACATTCCTCTGCTATTTGTTCAAGACGATCCTGTTGAGGAGCCTGGAGAGGTATCTGACGAGAGATATCACTCTGGGATACTCTATCCGCTTCGGTCCGATGATTCCAAGAACTCCTAGAGATTGTCCTTTGATGCCATACGTCGAAGCGATGAGGCAACAATCGTTCATCTCAGGATAGACGTTCTCCGAGCCGATGAGAATCTTGACTCCCATCTCTTCCACGCATTCATTCAGGAGCTTGACGATCCGGCTCTTCTCCTCGAAAGCCCTGAAGAGTTCTTTCATCTTCTCCAGATCAGCAAACTCTGGTTTATCGAAGAGATTGGATGCCCCATCGACGATGAGGTCCTGGCTCTCCTCACAGCATTCAAAATATCGCTGGGCCAGCAGGACGGCATTCCTGAAAATGGAATCGCAAGCCTCCCTGTCCTCCCTCATCATCCTGATGATCTCATCCCTCACCTCGATCAGGGTTTTTCCCTCCATGCGGCGCACGAGATATGTTCCAATCCTGTCCAGTTCATCCTGGGAAAAATCCTCATTTACATCCACGACCTTGTTGTGAAGAAGACCCGATCTGGCGACGAAGAGGACCATGATCTTCCTGGCTGCCAGCCTGATGAATTCGATGTGCTCGAAAATGGTTCCGGACAGATTCGGCGTAAGGACGATCCCGATGTTGTTGGACATCCTCGAAAGGATCCTTGACGTTTCGATGAAGAGTTCCTGAAAATTGTTCCCGATTTTTTCCAATTCCTCGCTGATACCCGCCGCTTCCCACTGCGGGAAACCTTCCTTCTGGTCGATGGCATTGACGAAGAAACGGTAGCCGAGATCAGTGGGGACTCTCCCCGATGAAGGGTGAGGACGAAGGAGATAGCCATACTCTTCCAGTCTCGCCATGACATTTCTGACGCTGGCCGGACTCAGATGATATCTCTTGATCTTGGCGATCATGCTGGAGGGAACGGGTTCACCCGTCAGTATGAAAATCTTCACCGTCGCTCTCAGAATATCTCTTTCACGAGGAGTAAGTTCCATGAATACCATCGGATCGCTCGAACCCATCTTTTTTGAGCAATATAAAATTGCCTGTATCCTTTGTCAAGAATTTGTTTATCAGGAAGAAAGTTAATTCCTTACGTGGAAGTGTCATTTCCGCTCGGAGAGAAGATAACTCTTGATGAAGAGGTCAAGGTCGCCATCCAGGACCCTCTGGACATCTCCTGTTTCAAGCCCTGTCCTATGGTCCTTGACCAGATTATATGGGTGAAGGACATAGGAGCGGATCTGACTTCCCCACTCGATCTTCTTCTTCTTCTTCTCTTCCGCCATTCTCTTCTCTTCCATCTCCCGCATCTTGAGTTCAAAGAGCCTGCTCCTCAGGATTCCCATTGCTACTTCGCGGTTCCTGTGCTGTGATCGCTCGTTCTGGCACTGGACAACGATCCCGGTCGGAAGATGCGTGATTCTGACTGCCGAGTCAGTGACGTTAACGTGCTGGCCGCCGGCCCCGCTGGACCGATAAGTATCAACTCTCAGGTCCTTCTCCTCGATCTCGACCGTGATCGATTCATCGATCTCGGGGTACGCATCCACTGAAGCGAACGATGTATGCCTCCTCGCATTGGCATCGAAGGGGGATATTCTAACCAGCCTGTGGACTCCCTTCTCGGCTTTGAGATAGCCGTAGGCACCCTTTCCCTCGACGAGGCAGGTCATGCTCTTGATTCCGGCTTCTTCACCCTGGAGGTAATCAAGGATCTTGACGGAGTATCCCTTTCTCTCCGCCCACCGGAGGTACATCCTCATGAGCATGGCTGCCCAGTCCTGAGATTCCGTACCTCCAGCCCCGGGATGGATGGCAAGATAGCTGTTGTTATGGTCATGCTCACCCATGAGCATGATATTCAGCTCTTGTTTTTCAATGGTTTTTTCTATCTCATCGAGGGTCGACTGTAGTTCCTCTTCTATTTCCTCCCCTTCTTGCGCAAGCTCAAAAAAGATCTTTACCTCATCGAGCCGTTTCAGAATACGTTCCATTCCTTCTATCTCTTCTGCGATATCGCTCCTCTTCTTAAGTAGCTGCTGGGCTTCCGTCTGGTTGTTCCAGAATCCGGAGCCGGCAATCTTGGCATCCAGTTCGGCGAGAGTCTTCTTCTTGTCCTCCAGATCAAAGATAGCTCCTGATCTTGTCGACTCTCTCCTCAAGATCCCTGTATTTATAAACGGTTTCTGATTTCAATTTCCTCACTCCTTTTCATTCCATTCTGGATTCGCCTTCCATCCCTGCCTGATCTTCAGGCATGGCGCCACGCTCCACTTGTCCCCAGGAAGAGAAAAATAAAGATAGAATAAAGACGAATGTCATTATAGCACAGGGGACGGGGAACCAGTGTCCTGCCCTGCTGTAGAATGTGCTATGGCTCATCGTCTGAATTTCACATTCCATGATCTCCCTTGAAAAGATCCCCGTGCTCTTGAGGACATCGCCACGCGGAGATATGATGCCGCTGATCCCGGTGCTTGCCGATCTCACGAAATATCTCCCGCACTCGACCGCTCTGAGTTTCAGGAAGTCGAAATGCTGATAGGGGGCTGCGGTGGAGCCGAACCAGGCATCGTTAGTTATATTGACATAAAAGGTAGGTCCTCTCTCATTAAACTGCTGCACAAACTCAGGAAAGATAACCTCGTAGCAGATCAGCACGGAAAAGGGATCTCCTCCGTAATCCATGAGTGTGAACTCGCTGCCTCTCGAGAAGTCTCCGGCTGCCTGCACAAACCTCTTCACGAAGAAAAGTATCTTCGGGATGGGGACATACTCACCATAGGGAACCAGGTGGATCTTATCGTACCTCCTGTCTATTTCTCCATCATTCCTGATATGGAAGGCACTATTGAAGTAGATCTCCTCATCTCCCTCTTCGGCCCGGTGGATGCTTCCCAGAACGAGATCGATGTCGAATCCAGAGCACAACTCCTTCAGAAGGTCTGCATAACCAGTCGTGCCGCAGACCTCGAAGAATGTCGTCGACTCTGGCCATACAATCAGACGGATTCCCTCTCTCGCCGCTTTCTTCGTCATCTGGAGATAATCCGATAGAACGATGCCCTCATCCACGCCGCTGTTGGTGTTCCCGCCATAATTTCCCTGGATACATGCAACTCGGATCTTTCTCCCTCCTTCCAGCGGAACAGATACTCTCCAGGAACCCCAACCATAGAAGGAAAGAACGATGATCAGACTGACCAGAAGAGGCGTGGCTCTCCTGAAGCTCATCTTTCCGATGAAGAGAAAGGCAAGCGAGGCATTGGCAAGGAGGATTAGGAAGGAAAGCCCGTATACGCCGGTCAGGGAAGCCATCTGGATCATGGAAGTGTTGGAGGACAGGGCATAGCCTGCAAGTCCCCAGGGGAAGCCGCTGAAGAGATGTCCCCTCACATACTCCAGTGCGACCCAGATGACTGGCGATAGCAGTATTGCCGCATCACCGTAAACGTTAACGGCTCTCGATATGAGGAACGCGAAGAGTGAAGGATAGAGGGAAAGGTAAGACGTGAGGAGAAGCAGAATCAAAACACTCAGGAAGATGCCGAGGGAGGCATGTACGTTCAGGACGAGATAAATCCAGTACAGCATTGTGATGAAGAAAGCTTCCCCATAGATAAAACCGTATACAAGTGCCCGCAAAGGATGACTTCTCGCCGAGATGAGGATAAGTGGGAAAAATGCTATCCATATGAGAGGGTAGACATTTATCCTTGGAAAAGAAGCGGCAAGGAGAAGACCTGCCAGAGCGATGGTAATTATCCTGACTTTCATGAGAGCAAAACGGCGTAGTGGTCTGCTCTGTAAGAGCTTCTGGCCAGAGGTGAAGCAATCGTTTCGAGGCCAAGCTTCTTCCCGTATTCTTCGAAGGCTTTGAAGGAATCCATGGAAACGTATTCTTTCACGGGAACGTTCCTGAGGGTGGGCCTGAGATACTGCCCGATGGTTACCGTGTGACATCCAGCATCTTTTAAATCGTGGAGCACTGCTCTTACTTCTTCCATTCTTTCGCCGAATCCGACCATCAAACCTGATTTTATCCTGATTCGCCTATCAGAGCGAGCGGCTCGATCAAGGATCATGAGAGACCTTTCATAGTCGGCTCTGGGTCTGATCTTCGGATATAGACTCGGAACCGTTTCGACATTATGGTTATAGACGTCTGGATGAGATTCAATGATCCTGTCGAGCGCATAAACGCTTCCGCCCAGATCGCTCGTCAAGACCTCCACCGAAGGGGTCCACTCCAATGCTTTCACGCTGGTCACGGTCTTGAAGAAATGCTCCGCCCCTCCATCCGGTAGATCATCCCTCGTCACCGATGTGATGACGACATGTTTGAGGGAGAGAAACCTGGAGGCATCGGCCACCCGAAGCGGCTCAGTTTCATCGAGCGGATGCGGGATGCCGACCTTTATCGAACAGAAACGGCAATCCCTAGCGCAGACATCGCCCATGATCAGGAAAGTGGCCTGACCTCTTCCAAAGCATTCACTCTGATTGGGACATCGCGCCGATTCGCAGACGGTATTGAGGCCGTACCTTCTCAGAAGGGTCTTGACTGACCGCATCTCCTTCCAATTTAGCTTCTTTCGTACCCAGGAGGCTAACCGATCTTCATCACCCATGTCCTGTAACCTTCTTTCCTCAGCTTCTTCTCGGTCTCCAGGGCTTCTTCTCTGGTACTGAACTTTCCGACCCTGACCTTGTAGTAGGTTCCCGATTTTCCCTTCTCTTCGACGATGTAAGATGCAAACCCTTCCCTCATCAATTTTTCCTTTGTCTTTAGGGATGATGGCCTCTCTTTGCTGGCCGATACCTGAACGGAATAATAGGTCTGCTGTTTCTTCGGAAGATTCTCATTTTCAGAATCTGCTCGCTCAATCTTCGATTTAACTTCTGAGAAATCCTCCTTAGGAAGCCTGTCGAAAAACGCGAGCGTTTCACCGAGGTCTTCTGCCTCACCAACTGCCCTGGCGGCATCTCTTTTTCTGTCCTCTTTCTGCATGAGAGAACCGGAGCGGTATGAGGAGATCCTGCTCTCGTACCATCGCCCCAAAAAGAAGAAGAGGATACAAAGAACGATCAGAAGCACAATGACCATCCATACATGACCTCCCCGGATGATGATCTCTCTGAATTCCCTTGTCTCCTGTTTTTCCTCCAAACCGCACCTCACCCTTTGATATTATCGGCGATCGATATCGAGTTCTTCCCGAGAACCTTGATCCTCTGCATGGCCTTGTCCGCCTGTATAATCAGTTCCTCTTTCGTATCCGCATGAAGAGGAAAAGATGCAACGCCGAAGCTTGCAGTCATCTTGATACCGCCCGTATCGCTCACCAGGAAAGGCTTCCTGGAGATCAAGTCCCGCAGCCGCTCCGCAACCTCTATGGATCCATTCACATCGGTCTCCGGCAGGATGACACAGAACTCATCCCCCCCGTAACGGCAGAGTTTGTCGATCTTGCGGATGCCTCCCTTCACCCTCAACGCTATCTCGAAGAGCATCCGGGACCCTGCCGAATGACTGTAAAGCGAGTTCACTTCCTTCAGATTGTCGATATCGAAGAAGACGAGAGATAGAGGCAGCGAGAACCTAGTCGCTCTCGAAATCTCATCCATGATCTGGCTGTCGAAGTATCTCCGGTTGAAGCAATCCACCGTATCGTCCCTGATGATTAGTTCCCGGAGGCTCCTGACGGTCGCTATGTTCTCCAGGGCG from Acidobacteriota bacterium encodes:
- a CDS encoding type IV pilus twitching motility protein PilT, with the protein product MHINDLLQIATEKGASDLHLKVGSHPVIRIDGRLIPLTDQKRLMQEDTIAMAFSIMSARQKQKFKDNFEIDMAYSLPGLGRFRCSVFQQRGAVGLVLRVIPVRIQTIRDLLLPVVLEKISDEPRGLILVTGTTGSGKSTTLAAMIDYINSTRTEHIITIEDPIEFLHRDKKSIVNQREVEVDTRSFASALRSALRQDPDVVLVGEMRDYETIETALLAAETGHLVLSTLHTLDATETINRIIAVFPPHQQKQIRLQLAAVLKAVISMRLMPRADNRGRVPAVEVLRSTAYIRDCIENKDKTKMIRDAIFQGTSQYGMQTFDQSLFQLYKLDLITLEEALRRATNPDEFKLRVQGIQSTADMSHEEMESILRTGDEYDTTRTPPPGKVTR
- a CDS encoding branched-chain amino acid transaminase, with translation MSFEKTDKIWMNGDFVNWDDAKIHVLSHVVHYGTALFEGARCYKTKRGSAVFRLQPHTDRLFNSCKMYRMEIPYSKDQINQAIIDTIKVNRMEECYIRPIVYRGYEQLGVNPFSCPVDVAIAVWQWGSYLGGEALEKGVDVQVSSWQRIAPNTMPALAKCSANYMNSQLIKMEAILNGYSEGIALDVSGYVSEGSGENIFIVKEGTIFTPPLGASVLPGITRDCVLKIAAHLNITVVEQLIPREALYIADEVFFTGSAAEITPIRSIDKIIIGNGGRGKITEKLQKEFFAISRAEKEDLFGWLTPVR
- the dnaJ gene encoding molecular chaperone DnaJ, with product MSLAKKDYYEVLGIPRNADAREIKKAYRNLALKYHPDRNPGNKGAEEKFKEAAEAYSVLIDEDKRRKYDQFGHEGLGSIPFTGFDSDIFADFSDILGDFFGFESFFGHATGRRERSRRGADLRYDLEISFEDAARGLETQISVPVSETCSFCGGSGADPSGGMEHCQRCGGSGQIRFSQGFFSLSRPCDRCGGSGKIIVKACNGCGGEGRIKREKTLKVKVPAGVDSGMKLRLQGEGEGGIRGGRPGDIYIFIHVREHPFFRREGDDLLCEIPLTFSQAALGAEVSVPTLTGTRSVKIPAGTQSGTTFRLKGLGMPSMSGYGRGDQYVKVQVVTPRRLSKEKRSLLEKLAELEKDEIKNQEKGVFEKVKNIFA
- the dnaK gene encoding molecular chaperone DnaK, which produces MGKIIGIDLGTTNSCVAVLEEENPVVIASREGSRTIPSIVAFTHGNEKIVGLLAKRQQQLNPTKTIFAVKRLMGRKFNSNETQKAKMMLPYELIPAANGDVHIKVEERTYSPIEISAMILAHVKDIAEEYLGGPIEGAVITVPAYFDDSQRQATKDAGRIAGINVLRIINEPTAASLAYGFGGSESKKIAVYDLGGGTFDISILSLSGGVFEVRSTSGNTFLGGEDFDQRITDWLVASFLDESSIDLRSDRVILQRIKEAAEKAKIILSREEQTEINIPFIAEDASGPKHLKKVLTRKKLEELTFDLIEMTKSPCFDAIKMAGLMPSDIDEVILVGGQTRMPKVVETVREIFGCEPNRSINPDEVVGIGAAIQAGILRGEVKEMTLLDVTPLSLGIEAKGGLFVKIIDRNTTIPVKKSRIFTTVSDNQTMVEVHVLQGEREIAAHNKSLGKFDLVGIPPCPKGVPQIEVTFDIDSNGIVNVSARDQSTGKQQKIVVKPSSGLFEAEIDRIVQEAKQYREEDRKRAELLKMRSKLEGLIESVTKTFWEFGDILGEEKRKKVDRYLQDARKSLASTDILIFSKQIQNMDEASQILSDVILYDPKSFGRKNP
- the hrcA gene encoding heat-inducible transcriptional repressor HrcA, which gives rise to MVFMELTPRERDILRATVKIFILTGEPVPSSMIAKIKRYHLSPASVRNVMARLEEYGYLLRPHPSSGRVPTDLGYRFFVNAIDQKEGFPQWEAAGISEELEKIGNNFQELFIETSRILSRMSNNIGIVLTPNLSGTIFEHIEFIRLAARKIMVLFVARSGLLHNKVVDVNEDFSQDELDRIGTYLVRRMEGKTLIEVRDEIIRMMREDREACDSIFRNAVLLAQRYFECCEESQDLIVDGASNLFDKPEFADLEKMKELFRAFEEKSRIVKLLNECVEEMGVKILIGSENVYPEMNDCCLIASTYGIKGQSLGVLGIIGPKRIEYPRVISLVRYLSRLLNRIVLNK
- the prfB gene encoding peptide chain release factor 2 (programmed frameshift), which encodes MKSETVYKYRDLEERVDKIRSYLDLEDKKKTLAELDAKIAGSGFWNNQTEAQQLLKKRSDIAEEIEGMERILKRLDEVKIFFELAQEGEEIEEELQSTLDEIEKTIEKQELNIMLMGEHDHNNSYLAIHPGAGGTESQDWAAMLMRMYLRWAERKGYSVKILDYLQGEEAGIKSMTCLVEGKGAYGYLKAEKGVHRLVRISPFDANARRHTSFASVDAYPEIDESITVEIEEKDLRVDTYRSSGAGGQHVNVTDSAVRITHLPTGIVVQCQNERSQHRNREVAMGILRSRLFELKMREMEEKRMAEEKKKKKIEWGSQIRSYVLHPYNLVKDHRTGLETGDVQRVLDGDLDLFIKSYLLSERK
- the lnt gene encoding apolipoprotein N-acyltransferase; this translates as MKVRIITIALAGLLLAASFPRINVYPLIWIAFFPLILISARSHPLRALVYGFIYGEAFFITMLYWIYLVLNVHASLGIFLSVLILLLLTSYLSLYPSLFAFLISRAVNVYGDAAILLSPVIWVALEYVRGHLFSGFPWGLAGYALSSNTSMIQMASLTGVYGLSFLILLANASLAFLFIGKMSFRRATPLLVSLIIVLSFYGWGSWRVSVPLEGGRKIRVACIQGNYGGNTNSGVDEGIVLSDYLQMTKKAAREGIRLIVWPESTTFFEVCGTTGYADLLKELCSGFDIDLVLGSIHRAEEGDEEIYFNSAFHIRNDGEIDRRYDKIHLVPYGEYVPIPKILFFVKRFVQAAGDFSRGSEFTLMDYGGDPFSVLICYEVIFPEFVQQFNERGPTFYVNITNDAWFGSTAAPYQHFDFLKLRAVECGRYFVRSASTGISGIISPRGDVLKSTGIFSREIMECEIQTMSHSTFYSRAGHWFPVPCAIMTFVFILSLFFSSWGQVERGAMPEDQAGMEGESRME
- the lipA gene encoding lipoyl synthase — protein: MGDEDRLASWVRKKLNWKEMRSVKTLLRRYGLNTVCESARCPNQSECFGRGQATFLIMGDVCARDCRFCSIKVGIPHPLDETEPLRVADASRFLSLKHVVITSVTRDDLPDGGAEHFFKTVTSVKALEWTPSVEVLTSDLGGSVYALDRIIESHPDVYNHNVETVPSLYPKIRPRADYERSLMILDRAARSDRRIRIKSGLMVGFGERMEEVRAVLHDLKDAGCHTVTIGQYLRPTLRNVPVKEYVSMDSFKAFEEYGKKLGLETIASPLARSSYRADHYAVLLS
- a CDS encoding SPOR domain-containing protein, whose amino-acid sequence is MEEKQETREFREIIIRGGHVWMVIVLLIVLCILFFFLGRWYESRISSYRSGSLMQKEDRKRDAARAVGEAEDLGETLAFFDRLPKEDFSEVKSKIERADSENENLPKKQQTYYSVQVSASKERPSSLKTKEKLMREGFASYIVEEKGKSGTYYKVRVGKFSTREEALETEKKLRKEGYRTWVMKIG
- a CDS encoding GGDEF domain-containing protein encodes the protein MKDDDFKREDILEDLFTAKVVARISQKIEQEDFFEEFLFYARRLSNAKAGFAYILDDPKSLTLIATTIAQDSHLYEAFSKLDYETMMRILGVEAKILGSSEILSPFSALIAEYGSLDMLFIPLFAKREIFGALFLLREPGGSAKYFEKVTMLMEEVKPALENIATVRSLRELIIRDDTVDCFNRRYFDSQIMDEISRATRFSLPLSLVFFDIDNLKEVNSLYSHSAGSRMLFEIALRVKGGIRKIDKLCRYGGDEFCVILPETDVNGSIEVAERLRDLISRKPFLVSDTGGIKMTASFGVASFPLHADTKEELIIQADKAMQRIKVLGKNSISIADNIKG